The sequence AGCCACAAGAAGGAACCACATGGACACACTCCTTGAAAGCACGACTGCTGTCCCTGCCTTTTTGGCTCTGGACTATTCTATTTTTAATACCATATTTGCAGATGTTTTTGTTCCTTTATTCCTGTACAAGAGCTGACCCCAAAACTGTGGGCTATTGCATCATTCCGATCTGTCTGGCTGTTGTTTGCAATCGGCACCAAACATTTGTGAAGGCCTCTAATCAGATCAGTAGATTACAGTTGATTGACACTTAATTCAATCTCCGGTTTCAATAGCTTCTTCAGGAATAACACCTATGTCTGACCTAATCACACGACTGAAGTTCTGACTGGAGGTTGGAAAGAGCCTTTCCTTTCAAATGGCTAAATACTGAACAGTAGTTAcgttcttattttttttaatgctttttttaaagcatggaCCCATCATACTAGCCAGAATAGCAGAGCCCTGTGAGAGACTTGATGCCTTATgatgcaaaattgccaccctccctctgaagtatcttGGGGAAGTATGCTTCTGCAATCATACTCCACTGTGCAAAAAAGATTACGTGCAAGCTTTCCCTTTGAATCAATGAAAGTGGACACTTTTGTGGTAAATGTAAAAGATTAGAACATGCTGATAAAAGCTGCATTTAACACATTactttgctttctcattttttaaataCTATTGCACGCTTACAACTCTgaattatcttttaaaaagatgagAATGAAGTATGGCTGAACAGCTTTTTAGTGAGGATAGTCCTTTTCTCTCTGTCACTGAGTTACAGGCCACACAATACCATATTTTATTAGGCAGAAGCTGGGGAGGTGTGATGCCTTTAACATCTTTTCACTGATGCCAAAGAAAAGCTGGTAACTGGCAGGGGACTAGAGGTTCTACAAAactcatttttctttattttcttctccctACTTTTCTCCTAATGGTAACTGAGTTCACTACTGTTGTGCTTCATTGCGTGAGTGGAACTAGAACAGCTTTTGGTGAATCAACTGTGCATTGGGGAACTACTATAAAAATGGGAGAATAAGATGTGTCCATCAACTCTTTGCTGAAACACCTGTGAGATGCAAACAAAAGGCTACAAGGATATCCAGTCTTTCTCCCAAATACTAAACAAGTGAGCTAAATAATCCCACTAATACAATGAGTACCAGACTTCTTATTTTCCAAAAACATGTAGAAGTATTATTGGTGGTTGTCCTATATCTTAATTTCACTCTCCATTTTCAGTGACCTTTTTGGCATAGTAAGTAATTCTGACAATTGGTTTACCATGCTATTAATTTACAAGCATAGATTCTATGGCAAGAAGGgattattgtgatcatctagtctgacctcctgtataaaacaaaccacagaatgtcccaaaaataattcttaaagaagatcttttagaaaagcatccaatcttgatttaaaaatagtgatggagaattcatcatgggcgttggtaaattgttccaatggttaattacttactattaaaaatgtattccttatttccactttgaatttgtctagcttcagcttccacccaTGAGCTTATATTATAgcattctctgctagactgaagagcccattattaaatattttttccccatgcaggtacttagacTATAATCAAATCACTTAATCTTCTCTTCggtaaaataaatagattgtACTCCAGTCATTGCTTCCTAGGATGGAGTTCCCTATCatctaagtatggcctacattctttgtttctagatgtatagaTTTAGCTATGTTAAAACACTTATTTGTGGCTTGTGGCCAGTTTGTCAAGCAGTCATCATCAGCTCTGAATCAGTAACCTGTCCTCttaattatttatcactcccccaatttgtgtcagctgcaaactttatcagtgatgattgtgttttcttccaggtcagtgATGTGCTATACCATAGGGCAAGAACCGCTGCCTGCAGAACCCCACCAGAAATACACCCGctcgatgatgattccccatcaAATTGAACCATCCTGTCTTAGTATGGCATATAGGCGTTTACTTGGTGGTCCCTTTGGTTTTAGTGGAACTCATTAAGTTTCTATTGTTGCTACACATTGTCAAGGAGTGCCCGCTAACCAAATTCAGCAGCAGGCTCTGAGAGTTCCATTTGGCCCCTGAGAACGCCATTGCTTGGCTCAGCAAATATGGAAAGGCTAAATAACGATTCTAGCCCTTGTGGAGATAAACCAGTGCAGGGCTGAGTCTTCCAAGAGGCAGAAGCAGTAGGCCCAAGCCAAGATAGTTTATACCCCTTTTTGTGTCAGTTATGTGAATTCCACTATAATTATAATAAATGTTAACATTCTACTGAACTGCTGCAGCAGAACATCCACCTGTTCTGAGACTGACTGGATCTTGGGGAGACTACAATCACTTCTCCCTCTAGCTCTGCTTTCAGCGTTACCATGTTTAAACACAGCAGCTAAAACATTCTTAAGCTTTCATTTGCATTTGGAGCAATTGTTTCTGTGGTTTTAAATGCCAACATTGCTGCTAAGAACTGAACATACACTCTACCCTTTACAAGAAAGCAAATGTAATAAAGTTCTAATGGCAAAGTGTAATATCTAAAGGAGTCTTGCAAAAGTGTTAAGCAGGAATGGAAGAATCAACCTTCAGAAGGCAGAGCTTTAATACTGTGATacaatttccttcatttttttaatcagtttaaaTCCATATTCTTATtttccatgtttctaaaactgGAGTATCTTCCCTACTTTCTATCATTACAGAGGGACCATGCAGATACCACTGAGACAATCGTTCCATTCATTGAAATAAGATGTTTCTAATATTGCCTTGAAAAATTCCTTTTGATTGTTTCCTCGTTAGCTTATCAGTGGAGCTTCTTCTAAGTGTTGGCTGGTAGCAGTCCCAATAGCTAGCTTTGTCGGGCTATATTTCCCAATGCTTCCTAGAATGTCCCTTTGTCTACACTTCTGGGCAACATAAGCTAACACTGTCAAGCAGAGTACATAGCTCATGCCACCTCTCCCTTCCCACTCAGAAAATTCAAACTGGTTCAATAAGTCTGAATCCTTTTCTCTTAAACTCTCTTCCTTTACTGTATAGGATGTGAGCCCCTGTGCTGATAGGTCTGGTTGCAATGgtgtaagtaaaaaaaaaaagtacatctaGAACATGAATTTCAAAGTTGCCAGGTACAAAGAAGAAACTAGAGCTGTGCCTCTGTAGGGCAGGATCCTTTGCATAAGAATGGCCTATGAGGGAGGAAGTTTCAAGGAGTAACAAAAAAAGCAGTCTGATTCAATGTCAAGCAATCAAGTGGCCTTTCACAGATTAGTCAGCTCTTCTATGTAACGGGCTGAGCCTTTTTGGATAGGGACAGCATGATTTCAGCAGTTGATGTTCATGAAAGAAGGCAGAATCACTTTGTTTATACTAGGAGATTCAGAGAACATCTGCTGTGGAAATAGCTATGCATAATTGGGGCTATTTATGAATGATTTGATACTAAGAGGGCTAGTGCAGAGACTGCTCACCAATATTTTTACCACTCTACTGGCTAGACCTGCTTGGTGTAGGATTAGAGAAGAGGGTGGTAGAAATGCAGGGAGTTAGTCACCACCATTTCTAGCACCAAGGGAGCTGTGTCACTGGGAGATTTCCTTAAGAAATCAAAATGAATATCAAATTGTCTAAACAGCTACTTCAATTATAGAGTCATCTTTAAAAAGTAGTTTAACTATCCTAAAGGCTTTTAGATATTCGCTAGTGAGATTCTCACATTCATGTAGAATCACAGCTTCTTTCCTCTAGAAATTGCATAACTTTAGACTTTTTAAATAATCTTAGCTTGTATTAGGGAATTTTATCATTGGGCTTTAAATACTGAAAATTTTCTAAAAGgtggaaaataaatgaattattgTTAAGCTTCCAAGTTCATAATTATGGTGCAAAAGCTTCTTTTTGGTCACACTGTTCATCAGAGAACAGCTCCTATGAAGAATACAATAAGATCATGGGACTAAGACTACAGTTCTTCAACTTGCACTAGAAAATAGGAATTGTTGTAAAAGGGCACATGAGAGATCTGTGAAGTCCAATATCTTACCTTTGGTAATgggtacagtaaaacctcagagttacaaactgaccagtcaacctcACTTGGACCCAGAAGAGCACAATCAGGCAGCTGCAAAGATGGGAGGGGGAAACGCAAGtaaagtactgtgttaaacataaactactaaaaattatgggaaagcatttttcttctgcatagtaaagtttcaaagctatattaagtcaatttTCAGTTGTAAGCTTtagaaagaacaaccataatgttttgttcagagttacaaaccttTCAAAGTTACAACCTCCATTCAAGAGATATTTGTAACAGTGAGATTCTACTGTAATACTTGAAGTTTCAAAAACagtctcctttaaaaaaacaacaccctgTTTGATAGGCCTTTCACTGCGAGGCTTTTTCCATGGCTATTTCTAGCATACGTATTGTTGTAGCTGGTTCTTGGGTCTCTTGTCCAACATTACATCCTTGTTGATCATCTCTGGTTTGACAACTTTACAGAAGTGGAGTTTGGTGTTCTCTTAGCCTTAAGAATGTATATTAACTACCAACTCTAGTCTGACCTCACCACACATGCATGGTGTAAACTAATGCAtgaaaaatgaattgttttaaCGAACATCAcgtgtttcattttaaaaagtttgcatCAGCTATGGTTCTACTTAAGCCCTAGAATGCAAGCTCAACTCTTGCAAGTGACTGAGTTATTGTGTAAACTAGCAACTTGAGCATCTTATAATTGCTACTATTTTTTAAGACTGCATTTCTTGAACTTTTGTGTCTTTTGGGACTAAATGCATTGTGAATGAATaacttttttaaacaataaaacctTTAAAATTTTTCTGGTTTGGATTTTTGTTGGCTGGGGGAACAAATAGATTGTAATTCTCACTGAGAAGTTTGAAATTCTCAAAAGATCAAGTTTGTGCATGAGTTCTTATCCTCCATAAGATCTTGTACTTGCCTTTCAAGAAGTGGGCTAGCGCTTAGAGGACAATAGATGCATTTAACACTAACCTAAATAAGTCTAGTCTCCATTCTATGGTTCAATGTTACCTATTTTGCTGATGCTCACTTTTTAATTTTGGTCTTTAGACTGCACTATTCCTCAAATATAGGCTACTCAGCACTTCCTCTTGAGTGGATTCATGACATTACAGTGGAATATTTTTCATTATGGACTAACACTTCCCTTTTCCATTATTCACTCCAGATAGGAATCAAGGCCTACTAGGGCAGcaggctctggcagcagcagtCCTAAGGGAGTAAACACCAGGGAGAGCAGCCATAGTGGACAGATGCAGGGTAGGGAGTTAGGAGAAAGAGTGATAAGACAGCTGTTCAGCCATGCAGTTTACATAGGGGCTGAGGAAAAGTGACCCAGCTGGGTAAAGAGAAACTGAGGAAGCCTGCACAAGTGACAGAAAAGACCACATCAGAATTGTCCCGTGGTTCCCGAAAAGAGGCCCAGAGCAGTGGTGATGCAGGAGAGGTAATTGGCAGAAAGGCAGGACACTAGCAGCAGACACTGAGCTGAGAGAACATCAGGAGTAGTGAGTTTGGGGCAAGGCCAGTTTTGCTTGTGCTTATGTGGCAGTCTTCTGCTCCCTTGGCTGAGCTGAACTCAAGCAGTGGCTGTCACCTAGAGATCAAGGACTTAGTTTCAAAGagtaaaaaatactttaaagcatttttttttaaaccaacatcCCCAGAAACCAGGTAATCCAACAAGCTGTTCTGATACAGTGAGTTCACCTCCACTGCACATTCCTTACAGCAGCACACAGAGCACATACACTACACTCACCTCTAGCACAGGTAAAAGTAGCAGTTTAGACACTAAAGAACTTcttaggcaagtaaagacacTATCCTGTGACCACGTACCATCCACAGCTCTCTACATTCAAGCAGTGCCACCCCTATGTACACAGCTATTTTTCGCAGTGTAGCATCTTGCTACTGGAGCCAGTCCCTGCCTCATGTTCTCCATATAGGCAGTCTTCACAGACCTGAGCTCTTATATTACCCAGGCAGCCTCATTCATAACTTTGTTTTTATGCACCAGAAGGATGGGAAGTTTGAATCCAACTTTAtcagttcattttcatcattggTTGCTGTGTTGTTTTCCAGGCAGCACAGTTAACCAGCCTCTCTCTCGCTACCTCCACACACTGACTAGCAAGCTAGACTCTTACTCTGGTGGCAGATTCCTTACTGTCTGGTACATGAGAGACTACAGGAAACATATCCTAATCCAGTCACCCATCATTTGTGGGGAAAGCCAGGATATAGCTGCAGGCACAAGGTAGCTGGGCACGGAGGGGGAAAAAGTCTCCAGGTACCTGGCTATAGTAAACTGGCGAATTCCACACCCTCTTGGAAAAATGCCACATTCTATGTTCACAGAATTGTGGCATTTATTGCAAACTAGGTGAGATTAACAGGGCAGTTCACAGGCTACTGGTTCAGGCACTTACAACTCAGGTAAGCATCCATTTGTACTCTGTTCATCTTTTCAAGGTTATCCttgcaatcatgagggctagaaaatttatttttaaataaaagctgagatacTGGTACCCGATTCTACAGCTACAGAATAGACAGGGCACTGGTCATACATTACATTGCAGAATAGGAGCGAAGCATAGCCAACTAACTTGCCAGACGTCACATTCATCCCTCATTAGACCAGCATCATCCACCTTCCATTAGAACACCCAAAGCTGCATGTAAGCTATTACAGTCTACGTAGCCCCCATTGTTTGAATAGTCACTGTCTTGAATGCCTTCTTATTCTAAAACTTTATTTAGAATCAgtttaaatatacatatattttgatGTCTTGCCTAGTGCTAATCATCTGCAGCATAACATGAGACCAGAGTTCACTGTTGCATTTGTTATctcttgtcccaggccttcactCAATAAAGTCATTACATTGCAACCATATTCTCCTTGTCAGAGACTGTGTAGAAGGACACTTGGATTTACATGGAGGATATCCAATGTAACTCTTTTGTAGAATGTGAACATCTTTATGTTCTGTCACTCTCGCAGCACTTACCAAACCCTCCCTTTTTAAATCAGAAACAGACTGCCAAACAAATTTATATTCAAAAAGATGATTGTTTTACAATTGTGTGCTAGTAAAATTTCAGGTTTACATAGTAAATGCATTGTTCTTTTGGGCATGCAATGCAAGTGTCTCATTACTTGCTCAGTGCAATTCAAACTGAACATGCTACAGCAGATGTCTAATAACACCATATGAAGGTAGAGTTGCAGATGCAATTGTAAACTTAATTCCTGTAAGATTAATGTTACAACCTGATTATTGCAGTTGTGTATTTGATGTATATTAGATGGTGGTACAATCAACcaggtcaggaccccattgtgttaggcccTGTTCCAAAAGGATTTATAATCTAAAGGcctagatcatagaatatcagggtttggaagggacctcaagaggtcatctagtccaactccctgctcaaagcaagaccaatccccagtcaGATTTTTACCTcaattccctaaatggccccctcaaggattgaactcacaaccctgggcttagcaggccaatgctcaacccaaaGCTGCTCTGGGCAGGCAGACCACTGTGCCTGCAAAGCCCCCCTTTTTACTTGACTAAGGAACTTCATGGGCAGAGCTCCACCTGCACAGAGCTCACTGCACAAGATTTAGCAGGTGAGTGAAAAACAAGCTGGTGAAGGGGAGTGGGACATCAAGATGAGGTAACAATGACAGGTTGTTTTAGCACACACTGACTGCATGCACACTTCATATGTGTAATAAGCCAATCAAGAGCAGTAGTCACAGTAATCACTAGCAATTATTGCATGGCAGTATGTATAGATACTAACAGATTGAAGCTTTTCCATCATAACCAGAATAATACACCAGCAACaaccaaaaataataaatgaagaaAACCCTACTCATGCAGTGTCTCTATAACTCAAAAAGGGAAGTGAGACAGACATAAAGTCCACCAGGGACTTTGGTACTCCCAAATTGTTTTTTCTGGAAGGCACTTAAAACACTGTAATGATGGGTGGCAAGGCAAAACCCTTAGACAGATAAGATTCACTAATGAATATGGAAACTTCCGGTGCTGGCTACAGTGAAGTAATGAATGGTTCACAATGAGGGTCTTATTCGTATCTGATATAATGGCTAAACCACACAAAACTAACTAACAGATCAGACACATTGTCAACCGAGTGAAACGCAAAACTGACAATGCTTACTATACTTAATGCCCATATCCAAATAAAGACAATTTTTTATACAATACTTAGCACTTCCAGGGTGTTTTATAACCCAATTCATCCTTACAACATTGTTGTGAGGTAggttatgttttttgtttttttaagttagaTAAGACACTGTTGGTGTTACATAACTGACACCACTCTCCTGACAATTTCTTGCATTTATTGGTTTAACACTGTATTTTAGTGTCCTTTTCAAATTATGacacattttgtatttatttattatttgaattatggTGGCACCCAAAGCCACATGATTCTGATTCCAAATACCTATGCGTATGTCTTTGTAAAGACAAGTGTTAAACACAAATGTATCTGAGACCCAACACCATAAACAGATCTTTTAGGCTTCTTGTAAAGCTgtccaacattttttttgtaaataactaCTTCCTTGTTAATTTATTTAAGCAGGTCTGGAATACTGGTTATTTTATACAGTCCCCTATCAATAGCACTGTTATATAAAATTGCTAGTTTGTTTCTTGTAGTTTAATATTTCAGCAGAgtaacttgctttttttttttttttttttttaaactgaaacttCCTCTATTTTAAGAGTGGCAGGAAAAATACAGGGAGCCCAGTAGCAGTACAAAATAATATTGACTTTTAAAAGATTCAAAACCACAAACTTTAGTGGCCAGATTAGTAAAGAGACATCTGCAAACAAAGGCTCCTCTTGACACTGGCAATTCATAATTTCTTCCTCACAGACATTTAAGAATTAATTTCTTTCCATGTAAGAGAATCTACTATATAACACCTTACTCTCTttttgtcagttttttttttattaataatgttaaataccaaaaaaaaaaaaaaaaggcattttccttctaaaacttaACCAAAAGGAACACAAATGTAGTTGTCTAGTTTCCAAAAATAGTTTCTGTCAGAGGTACAACAATGCAATATAAACACTAACATTTGCAACAGcagaaaagtatttttaaaaaaattaaatagcttTTAAAGCAATAGTCAGGAGTGCTGACTTTTTGTCCGTTTTAAAGGCGGTCCATCCACACATGTTTTGACATCAGTGTTGTTttcttcatcttcctcctcctcctcttcctccccaacatcaccttttaaaattacaatacaaATTAATACCACATATACAAAAAATACCCACAAATCCATTTCCCGAGGAAAGAAACTGGGATGGATTAGAGGACAGAGAAAGTCTTTTTTTCCAGGTGCCTACCTGGAGCAAAAGTTGTGGCTGAAACATGCTTTTTCCACCCCCTATGAAACCATGTCATTCAAAGTTGTTTATTTATGAATTCTTCACATTCTTTATCTGCTAGTCCCTACCATTTTGTTGTGTGATTCTGCACCGACACTATGTGTAGGGTACAGACAAAAGCCCACAAGACCTCCTTTTGTTATTGGGAAAGGGTACCGCAAGTCTCAATGTTATGTTTCTATCCCCTAAGGCGGAGGGATTGTGACAGCTCTGACCCTCTAGAAACAACTCCTGTGCAAAACGTTCAACAGGTTTACTGGGTTTTCTACTGGAACTGTATGATCTACGTGAGTGATTCTCCACCCTTTCTAGATCAGCACCCTCATCACCCCACCAGGCACCTTCCTACGTAGCAAGGGGAGGGAAGGCCTGTGGACTGGCAACCCCTGAACATGTGGGCTGAGAACCCGAGGTCTGAGTGAAAGGAGGATGCCGTGCAGTTACACACATCTGCCTCCGATCCACGTCTCTACCCCCAGGAAGCCAAA is a genomic window of Malaclemys terrapin pileata isolate rMalTer1 chromosome 4, rMalTer1.hap1, whole genome shotgun sequence containing:
- the LYSET gene encoding lysosomal enzyme trafficking factor — encoded protein: MMNFRQRMGWIGVGLYLLASAAAFYYVFEINETYNKLALEHIQQHPEEPQEGTTWTHSLKARLLSLPFWLWTILFLIPYLQMFLFLYSCTRADPKTVGYCIIPICLAVVCNRHQTFVKASNQISRLQLIDT